The genomic window TAGGGGTCCCCAGTTGGCCGGCGTAGCTGCTCAGTGCCGGTCAATGCCGCGCCGACAAGCGCGGGGACATCAGGGACCATTCCATTGCGAAGACCAAAGTTTTTAAGGCGGTAAAGCGAGGCGAGGCGACCAACTACCGCCTTACGCTAAAGCGAGTAAGGCGTAAGGCGAGGCGACACCTTACGACCATACAATAGTAGTATAGACTAGAGAACTGGAAGCATGTCATACATTGGTGTTGTCCTCTCCTGTGCAGCCCGTAGCCCCAAGTGTGCATCCAATAATACACTGCAATGGAGAGACAATTCAGGTTAGTACCTAGGTATTTCGTAGGGAATATGGCACCAACAAAAATAGAAATTAGTTGAGGGACAGGTAAAGATTAACGAGTAGATAAGCACACTGCCACAAATAAAACCATTACACAAGTAGTTCAACAATAGTCCACTAAACAAGATAACTGGAGTGCTCAGTGAGCACATTCCACAATACTACAATACTAGTGCATAAATAGTCTGGCACAAATACTCTCACAACTCTCAAGCATCATTAAGTCAATAGAAGTCATCCTCCATCACAAAAGGATCTGAATtgccaccaccagcagcagcttGATCACTTTCGTCAGCAACAATAGGTGCAATTTCACCATAGTCATCAACTTCCACATCATCAACTAGATATTCTTCATCAGAGCTATCATCTTCCATGTCTTCATCCTCTTGTGGTTCATAAGTCCTCCTAATTGGGGCAGTAGCTGCTGCAGACCGCCTATGAGTATAAGTTCTATCAATATTAGTTGCATCGTCGCGGGCTAGGGAAATTACGATCACGATACATTTGGGATGCACCAACAGCCTCATCAACTTGATCCCATGTAATTTTAAGTCCACGACCATTATGGACTGGTTCTGCATCCACATCAACCCATTCATTGTTCCAATCAAAGTCTTCCAAACACAAAGGATCAAAGCTACCTGCTCCTTTCTCATGTCGCTTTTGAAACCCCACTGTCATCTTTCGGTTGTACTGAACATAGACCAAATCATTAAGCCTTTTATGCTCTAACCTGTTTCTTTTCTTAGTATGAATCTACAATGGAAAAAATGCAAACAAAAGAAATATTCAGCAAGCATTAATAGATAGTAGATTTTATTTATTCCTTAAACTGGGATAATTGAGTACTTATGTAATTGACATATTACTTACTGACTCAAATGTGCTCCAACAACGCTCACAACCTGAAGCCGAAGCACAAAGCCCAACAACACGTTTTGCAAATCTTTGAAGCTCTATGGCTTTGCCACCATATGAATGCCACCATTCAACTAGATCAAGTGACCAAATAAACATTTTCATGTTAGAAATTAGGAAAGACTAAAAAAATCAGATTGTACAGTCAGTGAATAACTTACTAGGAGACTTGGTTTTGATGTTGTTGATTGCAATTTTGTTGCTGAAGCTACCCCTTAAGTCCTCATATTCCAAAGCTTGGCCATCAATCTTGTTTTGAAGATCTTGGCCAGGCACCATTTTTGAAAGAATCTCAGTAAATGCAGACCTTAGCTTACCAGCCATAACATCATCTGTTTTCAGGTCAAaatacttgtttgggttcaaatATAGTGCTGCCCCATATAATGGTTGGTCCATTTGATCTTCCCAACACTTGTCAATAATTGCCAAGATACGCTTAAGCAAGTCTGCCTTTCCCCTAATAGGGAAATTTTCTTTAATCTTTTTCTTTGCATattccatacaaaactgaacctCTGGCATTGCTGGCCTCTCATCCCCATCAACTATCCTCAACAAAATAATAAGGGGCTGTGATGCTCTCAGGCAGTCCTCAACTGAGTTCCAAAATTCGGTTGAAAGGATGGTGTCATGCACTTTCTTTCCTGCTTCTGTTCTTGCCAATTTGGACTTAGTCCAGTCATCACTTACAAATAGGAATTTCAGAGCATCCTTATGAGTGTGTAGGCTGCGCAAAGTGAGGAAAGCAGTAGCAAAACGAGATACTCCTGGTCTAACAAGATCTCTACCTCCTGTCTTCTCCCTCATTGCATCAAGAAGCCTCCTGTGCCTATAAATAAAGGTAGTAACTTGTCTTGCACGTGCATTAGGCTTGCTAAACTCCTTCATTTTGCCAATGTCCTCTAGCATGAGGCCCAAACATTGTGCTGCACAAGGGGTCCAGAACAGTGTTGGAATTCTTTCCATAAGAAGCTTGCAAGCTGCCTTATAATTAGCACCGTTGTCAGTGACCACTTGAACAACCTTGTCTCTTCCAATGAGATCAATTCTCTGCTGTAGTAAATCTGCCAACATTAGTGCATCATGTACTTCACTGGATGCATCAACAGACTCTAAGAAGAAAGTCCCCTCTGGACTATTGACTAGGAAATTAATGAGGTGATGGCCCCGCCTATCTGTCCACCCATCTGACATTAGTGTACAGCCATATTGCTTCCAAGCAGCCTCATGCTTCTCCTTTATTTTGTTGATATGTTCCACAGCCTTTCCAAGCAATGGCACCCTCGCCTCATGGTAGCTAGGAGGTCTATATCTAGGTCCATACTGCCCAATGGCCTCACACATAATCTCAAGGCTCCTTGAGTTGATAGCATCGAGTGGTATTCTACACTCATATAAGAAATTGGCCACATGCATATTGACTTCATCTCTTTCTTCCTTGGTCCTTATCCTTCCCTCCACACTGCTTTGTGCAGGTCCATTCTTAGAATGCCTTTCCTCGACCACTTCTTTAGGTTTTTTCTGAAGCATGGTAATCACTGacttcttctctttctcttttggtCTAGGTGGTAGATTTGCAAATTTAGAGAAGATTGCTTCCTTTTGGATGCTGTCCCTAAACTTGGATGTTGCACGGTTGTACCAGATGACTGAGAGGCAGCATTAGCATTGTTTTGAACCTCCACCACTtgaacaccatcatcatcatcatctaggTTTAGTGCTCTCCTTCTTCCCTGAACTAGTGCTGCTTCCATTTCAGCAGCAATTGTTGTTGTTGTCTTCTCACATTTGAGAGCATCTCCATATCCACCTACAAGATGCTCTTTCAATCTCTTGATTCTAGACTTTACTTGAGTTCCACAGAGGATACACTCAACCAAATCTCTGTTGCCAATTTCTGGCCAGAAGCCATACTTCCACCCAGGATCACCAGACCTGGCCTTCCTTTTTGGATCTATCCTTGGATCATATTCAGCAGTACCTGAGCCTACACTTTGTGGACTTACAGTGTCTTGTGTTGCCATTTAGATGGACTCCTGTGAAACACGACAagcaaagtaattattaattaacACTATGCACTAATGGACAACTGGATAGTGGACACAAATAGTTAATTAACACTGAACACTGACCAGAAGAGGCTAAGCAATAAGCACTGAGCACTGAGCACTGAGCACCAAGCAAAGCAAATATAAACAAATCAGCATGCTGCTGTCCTGCTCGAGAGAAGACAGAAGACGCTAGAAAAATATGAAGCAGAAGCAGAGTACCTGGCTTGAGGGAAGACTGGAGGAGGCGGCTCGGGTCCTGCTCCTGCTCAAGGGAAGACTGGAGGCGGTGGCTCGGGTCCTGCCCCTGCTCGAGGGAAGACTGGAGGAGGCGGCTCGGGTCCTGCTCCTGCTCGATGTTCACCAGAGAAGGCGGTGGGGAAACAACAGTCCGTCGGTGGCTGCTCCTCGCGCGGGTGGGGAAGAGGGAAGGGAGAGGCGAAGCGGCTCGTGTCCTGCTCAATGGAGGACTAGAAGAGGCGATGGGGAAACAGCAGCCCGCCGACGGCTGCTCCTCGCGCGGATGGGGAACAGGGGAGGGGGAGGCGGAGCCTCGGCGGCAGCAGCTTCTACCGGCGGCGCGGGCGAACGCGTTCGCATGGGCGAGCAGGTAGGTCCGTCTTTCCTACGAGCGCTCCTGTCTCTGCTCTCTGATTTCTCCCGCGCTCCTCTCTCCCGCGTGCGCGATGCTTTCCCGCGCGCCTGCACTTTCCCCGTCCTTTCTCCCACGTCCGTGTTTTCCTACCGTGGCCATCCCCGTATGGCGCCCGCCTTGCTTGATTTCGACGAATCGGACGCCAAATCAATGACTTCTGGACACCATGGTAGTAAGGCGGACGCCATACCAATCTAAGGCGAATCGTCTGCCAAGTCGTCCCGCCTGTAGCGCCTTGCCGATTAGGCGACGCTAAAGCGACGCCTTAAAAACATTGGCGAAGACGGGTTAATGCGAGGGTTTCCTTGCATAAACGTTGTCTGTAGGAATAGTGCACAAAGCGGTCGCGTTAATATCGGATAGCACGGGGACGTTTCTGCAAAAGCGCCATCGCGTGCGGGCTTCCCCCATCGTGGGCCGTCTCGCGCGGGGGCCGCGCCCGCTCGGGCCGCGCGTTTGTGGGCCGCATGGTCgaattcgtttttctttttcttaaggaattaggaatagctttctattttaatttctgagctagaTTTATATAATTGATATAAATTCGTGTAGGTGTTCAAAAATtacgaaacaaattttgttaggttcctaaaattatgatctatctggtagtatagatagatcatgcatgtctgtgtttatactaaGGGCTAAATCGTTTGAAattgcttaatattattaggataattattgtaggattttttgtggtaaattggtgatagctttgatcctgaaatttttacagtagcttcattgtattattatgtgattactgtaatttttgtagccctaataTAGCTTGTTTATTAGGGTAGCTACATATCCattaaacctttaatataaaTAAGAGCATAACATTGATTTAGGAAATTAAGCACTTGTTAGGGTGAGCTTGACACTTGATTTGATAGagctgatagttagcttagtatcttagtcattagagctagcttagtagcttaacatgtgtattcttattttaagagttgctgttgtctaAATGTTAAGTTGTtccatcatcattgcatgcatatagagaacgagtcggCGAGAAGTACGAGGAGAAGATTCTTGTGCAGGAGGTTTCGGAGTCGTCTCTGACTGACGCGGTTGACACCGCGCTTGctccaggcaagcctcggtgtataacctcttattttttataatcactgtatatatatgttatatgcatttacgttatatgAATCTTATAAAAAAACACTtgcatagatataactgtcctataagtcctactagtatatgttcgagtagctgctatactTAGATTTTCGGTAAGATGAGTAacatgtcgttactcacaataggtgattattgtaATTACTCTtgtgataaaaatgatgaaaggataATGAAGATCGGACAGGGatgtggtatgggtattggtgggtgtaacatgtTACGTCCCGCGatcaacggggcttagcttggttacactattttctctgtccatatcgattgaggaccgtccgttgctgtagatggtagtcaggtcacagattttttatcctgaacacatacttgcttatgggagaggAAAGACTCGTTACGCTCTtttcgtgggttccggctctttctagaccgactgattggaggcggaaaAAGATAGAGGTCTAAACACCATATTGAGATCGGGTTTCAATTATggggtttggagtccaagtttggacggggacctggacctctcgacaggagtggaatgtgttggtcttgtttgtgcctggagtACAAATGGGACgtatgtttcggggtacccagctgtgatacattggttcacgaatcgctgtTTTTGTGAGACGGTACAACTttgctatggtctagcactgtagtaagaactgtaagatgaaagatgatgaaatgattctgattgctcaacccttgcttgaaagtagaacatgtgcttattaaaatggttagctaatgaagtaaccataactgctaattaaactggatcttaaggacgtacttctagtaatgcttttcgcaaaaaaaagaaaacaacaaacccatattgtctATCATCGTCCTGTTCGTTTAGTTTATAaggcgtactttttcagccaacgaataatatttttctctcacaataaatcatctaacagtacttttagtcatggcttatcagccaagcaaacAGGGCACATACCCCTTGGGGTcggaaaactattcccactagtcgggtaaatcttgcgagtacattgtgtactcagggtttattttatccTGTTGcgggtgcagcttgaggagtaactcttgtgtgtaggatccatctggtgggcacagacggattcttatatcgttttcgctagatgtttattttaattttactgtttaattatcgcactctaaactctaatattgtaataaataattttcaaaaaCTCTTGTCGtacgaaatggactaagtattataaacccGTACTCATTATTGAATTCTGGAGGTAAAACATAAATTGATTCACGTTCTTCTATAGGGTGTGTTCAATGAAACTATCCAATATAACTAACTTTCAGGGTGATCAGTATCTCGTGAAAGACACGTGGGCTACAGCCGGGCCGGCCGCATAGGCCCCGTGGAAGGGGTCATGAGCCATTGTAACAAACATATTATCCTGCAACTAAGATTCATCATCTGTTCCTGACCGTTTTGCTGTGCTGCCTTCCTCAATTCCGATTCCTCTATCCCTTCCCCAATCTGCTGCTAACAGTTCTTTGGCCACTGTCAACGCGCAGGTGATGTGCGTGATGGAGGAGGGGTTCGTGGAGGTGGACATGAACGCCGGAGACGAGCCGGCGGCTTTCCCCATCGTAAGAGCCACCGTCGTGCAGGCCTCCAGCGTCTTCTTCGACACCTCTGCCACGATCGGTACGTGCCAACTCGGTGCTTCTCAATGAGCTTTCACTCTACAGGAACGTTACCGCAGAAACTTCTTCGTTTATATGTCAGTAGTATAAGTATCTCGTAAACACGCTGTTTGATTCATGAGTCTAATCGGTTCTGATGCCTGGAGGTGGAGGGCTAGATCGGTGGGAGATGGTAAATTCTTGTTGAGGTTTCCAACTGCTAATATGGCCAATCAGTGGAGTCGGGTCAAGAGCTCAACTCTGAGAAATGAGGCTCTGATCAAAATTGAGGCATGGTCTCCTGCTGTTGGTGCTAAAGGAGTACTCCAATCTGCTTGGTTTCGGGTTACTGGGATCCCTACTGATCAGCGTTCAGTCAGAACTTTAGCCAAGGTTGGGGGTTTGGTTGGAAAAGTCATTGAAATTGATGAAGAATCTAGATTCAATTATGACTATGTCAGACTCCGAATTGCTTGTAGGGATGTCGCTAGAGTGCCTAAAACTGCTGAAAGTAGACTGGGGATGTATCTGATGGACTTTGGATTCGAAAGGGAAGTTCTGATAGAAGGAACTGAGAAAATGCTCAAAAGTGGGATCAAGGTTACTGATGAAAACCATCCTCCTGCTAAGAAATCCAAACCTGATCATGGATATGTTAAAGGTACTAATGATGGGCAGAATCAGAATGGCATGGCAAATATGGAGGATGCAAAAGCTGCTGGTAAACAGAAAGCAATCTACTCAGCCCCACCTAAAATGGACAATAGAGGTCAATCTTATTCTGGCTTTATGAAGGATGCTAGGAAGGCTTATACCAGATCTGATAACGCTGATATTGAAGATGGTAAGGTACATATCCCGGAGACCTTTGAAGATTCAGACAGTGATAGCGATTCATTCTCTCAAAGACTTGGTCATCTTGCTGGTATGGGTGACCATATGAAGGATGGATAGGGTGAGTCATCTAAACAGCTCTGGATCATGAGGGATATGGCTCCTGAAATGAATATCAAAGATGTTTCCTGTGCACTGGGAGAGAAGGATAATGACTCTGTTCATATTTGTGATACTGCTCGTGTGATCTCTCAGTCCCCTGAGGTTTTTATAACTGAGGATAACATCATCAATACTCAAGGCAGTACTGAATTGGACAGTGATGAACCTATGAAGATGACTGACCTCTCTACCATTGCTCCAAACAATTCCACCTCTGAGTTGGGCCAGGAGAAGCTGGAAATCCCCCCAgaagatgaaagaagaagaagtGATAGATTGAAGAAGACTACTACCATGTCTACTTCGGAAAAGACTAAGATGGTGACACAGAAAAGGAACTTGGAAGGTAACCCCAAAACGAATTATAATTCTTTCTCTGTTTTGCCTATAGAAGAACTTGTTCATGTTACTGCTGATATGGGGGTAGCACTGGATGAAAATGATTTTGACACGTTTAATTTACTTAAAGATCTTGAGAAAGCTAGAAGTGATTTATATCAAAAACAATCTGAAAAACTGTCAGAATCTCAAACTGAATCAATTGAGATTATGCAAGCTGACAAAAACACTCTAGCCTTGGAATGGATGCAAGATGAGTCCTCTGATACAGATGACTTCACTCTTGTTGAATCcagaagaaaaagaagataaaATAGGAAAAAAGTGTTGATTTCCCCCACTTCTAAAGGGAGGAAGCCAGACCAGGAAAATCCTGGCTTGCACAAACCTAGAGGTAGGACTCCTCTAATTCATCCAAGACAAAAAATCATAAATGACGATCCACGGATTGATTTGGAACTGTAGAGGTCTCAAGAAGAAGGGCGTTGCCACTTTTCTCAAAGATCTCATCTATCAATATTCTTTCCATTTCATTGGATTACAAGAGACTATGGTTAAGGATTGTGAAGATAGTCTGTTAAGAAAATTTGATCCTCATCAAGAATATCTCTGGCTATACAATTCTGCCAAAGGAAAATCTGGGGGTATTTTGGTGGGTGTCCGCTTAGAATTCTATGATGTTGGATCCTTCAAAAAAGGGGAGTTCATGCTACAGGTGAATCTTTGGgataaaataaacaagttaaaATGGAACTTAATCGTTGTGTATGGGGCTGCACATGATGATCAGAAATTACAATTTCTTGCTGAATTATCCTCCTTCTGTTCTAGCAATTCTGATCCCATCTTAATTGGTGGTGATTTCAACATTATTCGATATGCAAATGAAAGAAATAGGTTGTGTGGGGTACAGAGATTCTCTGACCTCTTTAATACACTCATCGATTTTTCATGAGTTAAGGGAAATAGAAATGACCGGTGGCATGTATACATGGTCCAATAATCAAGACATTCCCATTTTAGAGAAACTTGACCGGATTTTGATGTCAAAAGATTGGGAGGATTTATTCCCCCAAGTTTGGGTCAGGAAACTTCCAAGGGAAGTATCTGATCAGTGATCACAACCCCTTAATTTTAGCTTCTGGACAACATAGGAACACCAAATCAATCCAATTCAGGTTTGAATTAAGCTGGCTTTCTAACCCTGATTTCATCACTGCTGCTGAGAAAATTTGGCTGAAGCCTTGTAGAGCTACATCTGCCTTAGATAAAATTCAGCAAAAAATGAAGCTACTAAAACAGTACTTCAAAGGCTGGGGTTTCAATCTTCAAGGTGATTTGAGAAAACAAAGGAAAAATGTGAGTGAAGAGATTAGGGAGTTAGAAGCAATTGAGGAATTGGATGGTTTAACCAATCAACAAATGCTTAGAAAATCATGGTTAATCCAAGAAAATCTGAAACTTCTTGATCAAGAAGAGACATACTGGCACAATAGGTGTCATGAGGAGTGGTTGTTGAAAGGGGACAACAATACTAAGTACTTCCACAAAATTGCCAATGGCAGGAAAAGAAAGAACACCATACTTTCACTTGAACATGATGGCAATATCATTGAAGGAGATGAGAATTTGTTAAAACATGCATCAGAATATTATGCCGGGCTTTTTGGTCCTGGGGAGGAGTATGATATCCATTTGGATAGTTCCCTCTGGGCTGACCTAGAACAAGTTACTGATCTGGATAACTCTTTGCTATGTGCACCTTTTTTCTGAAGAAGAAGTAAAAGAAGCTCTTTATCAAATGGAAAAAAACAAGGCAGCAGGCCCTGACAAAATTCCTATTGAATTCTATCAAACATGCTGGAGTTTTGTCAAGGATGATATTATGCAGCTGTTCCATGATTTTCATGAAGGCAATGTGGATATCAGTAGACTTAACTATGGTATTATTACCTTACTCCCTAAGGTACCTGATGCTTGCAAAATTCAGTAATTCAGACCTATTTGTCTACTTGATTGCCTTTACAAATTGATTACCAAATCATTAACTGTAAGAATGGAAAAGGTGGCTGAAAAGTTAATACATGCTAATCAAACAGCCTCATGAAAGGAAGGAACATTATGAGTGGAATTATGGTCTTACATGAGATTTTACATGAGACCAAGAGGAAAAAACAAGTTGGGATCATTCTGAAATTAGACTTTGAAAAGGCTTACGACAAAGTCAAGTGGGGCTTTCTCTTTGAATGCTTAGCAGCTAGAGGTTTCTGTGAAAAATGGTGCAGCTGGCTTAAGCAAGTTGTCACTGGGGGTACTGTTAGTGTGAAGCTCAATGATAGCATTGGTCCCTATATAAAAAGTCACAAAGGGGTGAGACAGGGTGACCCCCTGTCCCCAATTCTATTTAATTTTGTGGCTGATGGATTGACTAGGATGGTTCATAAAGCTCAGGCAAATGGTCTGTTTAGTAGCTTGATTGATCATATTGTAGATAAGGGAGTTGCTATCCTTCAATATGCCGATGATACTATCATTTGCTTGAAGCATGACATTAATGGTGCTAGGAACCTTAAGCTTTTACTGTATCTGTATGAATTGATGGCAGGTCTTAAAATCAATTTTCACAAAAGTGAAATCCTGACAATGAACGATGAAGCGAATTGGGCTGAGTATTATGCTGAAATTTTTAATTGCCAAGTTGGTACCTTTCCCTTGAAATATCTTGGAGTACCAGTTAGTCCTAGCAGGCTTCATGTCTGTGATTGGTTGCCCTTGGTTGAAAAAAGTGCTAAAAGGCTCGATATTTGGCAAGGTGGAACAATGTCGATAGCTGGTAGGTCAACTTTGATCAATTCCAGTTTAAACAATGCTCCGATATATCACATGTCCATTTATCTACTCCCCAAAACCATTGTTCATAAACTTGATAAGATTCGTAGAAGATTCTTTTGGCAAGGTGGTGGCACCAAGAAAAAGTACCACTTGGTAAAATGGGAAAAAATTTGTAAACACAAGAAAAAAGGTGGGCTGGGAATAAAGGATGTTAGGAAGATGAACATTAGTCTGCTGTGTAAGTGGTGGTGGAAGTTAGAAAATGAAGATGGATTATGGCAGCAGATCATCAAATTTAAATATCTTCAAGGCAAATCTGTTTGTACTGTGAATCACAGACAAACAGATTCTGCTATGTGGTCTGACCTCCTCAAGATTAGAAACATTTACCTTCAAGGTAGACAAATCGAGATTGGGGATGGTAAGAATACACTTTTTTGGAAGGATTCTTGGCTGTACTCTAAGCCTCTTTGTATTCTTTTTCCTGAGCTTTTTAAGATATGTGAGCAGCCTGAGTTAACTGTTTTTCATCTGAAAAATGATATAAACAGCATGACTTTTACTAGATGGTTGGTAGATGGTTTAAGAGTTGACTGGCTGACCATTCTTAGTAAACTAGATGATATTCAGTTACCAGATGAGAGAGATGTGATTAAATGGCGTTTTGGCACTAATGGGAAATTCAGTGTTAAATCTGTTTATAAGGCCATGACCATAAGTGATGTTGGTCCATATCATAAAATGATCTGGAAAGGAAAAATTCCTTCCAAGATCAAGATTTTTCTATGGCTCACAATGAATAATGCAATTCTCACAAAGGATAACATGATTAGAAGGAAATGGCAGGGTTCACCGATCTGTTATTTCTGTGCTGAAAATGAGAACATTCAGCATCTCTTGTTTCAGTGCAGCACTGCTAAAGCCGTGTGGG from Miscanthus floridulus cultivar M001 chromosome 11, ASM1932011v1, whole genome shotgun sequence includes these protein-coding regions:
- the LOC136492067 gene encoding uncharacterized protein, producing MLQKKPKEVVEERHSKNGPAQSSVEGRIRTKEERDEVNMHVANFLYECRIPLDAINSRSLEIMCEAIGQYGPRYRPPSYHEARVPLLGKAVEHINKIKEKHEAAWKQYGCTLMSDGWTDRRGHHLINFLVNSPEGTFFLESVDASSEVHDALMLADLLQQRIDLIGRDKVVQVVTDNGANYKAACKLLMERIPTLFWTPCAAQCLGLMLEDIGKMKEFSKPNARARQVTTFIYRHRRLLDAMREKTGGRDLVRPGVSRFATAFLTLRSLHTHKDALKFLFVSDDWTKSKLARTEAGKKVHDTILSTEFWNSVEDCLRASQPLIILLRIVDGDERPAMPEVQFCMEYAKKKIKENFPIRGKADLLKRILAIIDKCWEDQMDQPLYGAALYLNPNKYFDLKTDDVMAGKLRSAFTEILSKMVPGQDLQNKIDGQALEYEDLRGSFSNKIAINNIKTKSPIEWWHSYGGKAIELQRFAKRVVGLCASASGCERCWSTFESIHTKKRNRLEHKRLNDLVYVQYNRKMTVGFQKRHEKGAGSFDPLCLEDFDWNNEWVDVDAEPVHNGRGLKITWDQVDEAVAATAPIRRTYEPQEDEDMEDDSSDEEYLVDDVEVDDYGEIAPIVADESDQAAAGGGNSDPFVMEDDFY